A window from Actinomycetota bacterium encodes these proteins:
- a CDS encoding AAA family ATPase: protein MLTDRQRVMVIGSGGAGKSTFARRLADVKQLPLVHLDEYYWQPGWERTPTEEWNAKVHELAAGDCWVIDGNYTNSLPIRAARCDAIVFFDFPRWLCIWGVLKRRILALFVERPNVALDCPERLTCEFLAWIWNYVAVSRPRVLSCIAGAGKDVEVITVRSRGAVRRVLASAAHSRQRQNSRVQRTQRDAAPLTRRVVKRP, encoded by the coding sequence ATGCTGACCGACAGGCAACGCGTCATGGTCATCGGATCCGGTGGCGCCGGGAAGTCGACCTTCGCCCGGCGCCTGGCAGACGTGAAGCAGCTTCCCCTCGTCCACCTCGATGAGTACTACTGGCAGCCGGGTTGGGAACGGACGCCGACCGAGGAATGGAATGCGAAGGTCCACGAGCTAGCTGCCGGTGACTGCTGGGTCATCGACGGCAACTACACCAACTCGCTGCCTATCCGGGCGGCTCGCTGCGACGCCATCGTGTTCTTCGACTTCCCGCGCTGGCTGTGTATCTGGGGCGTGCTCAAACGGCGCATCCTGGCGCTCTTCGTCGAGCGTCCGAATGTCGCGCTGGATTGCCCTGAGCGGTTGACCTGCGAGTTCTTGGCATGGATCTGGAACTATGTGGCCGTCTCGCGGCCACGCGTGCTGTCATGCATCGCCGGTGCGGGGAAGGACGTCGAGGTGATCACAGTGCGGAGCCGAGGCGCCGTCCGGCGCGTTCTTGCGTCGGCGGCACACTCGCGGCAACGGCAGAACTCGCGCGTACAACGGACGCAGCGCGATGCGGCGCCGCTGACGCGCAGGGTCGTTAAGCGGCCATGA